Proteins encoded together in one Balearica regulorum gibbericeps isolate bBalReg1 chromosome 3, bBalReg1.pri, whole genome shotgun sequence window:
- the DSTN gene encoding destrin, with product MASGVQVADEVCRIFYDMKVRKCSTPEEIKKRKKAVIFCLSPDKKCIIVEEGKEILVGDVGVTVTDPFKHFVQMLPEKDCRYALYDASFETKESKKEELMFFLWAPEQAPLKSKMIYASSKDAIKKKFQGIKHECQANGPEDLNRACIAEKLGGSLVVAFEGSPV from the exons GCATCTGGAGTACAAGTTGCCGATGAGGTATGCCGTATCTTCTATGACATGAAAGTGCGGAAGTGCTCTACGCCTGAGGAAAttaagaagaggaagaaggctGTCATCTTCTGCCTCAGTCCAGACAAAAAGTGCATTATTGTGGAAGAAGGCAAAGAGATTCTGGTGGGAGATGTCGGTGTAACAGTTACCGACCCTTTCAAGCACTTTGTGCAGATGCTTCCTGAGAAGGATTGCCGTTATGCCTTGTATGATGCAAGCTTCGAGACCAAGGAATCCaaaaaggaagagctgatgTTTTTCTTGTG GGCACCAGAACAAGCACCTCTCAAAAGTAAGATGATCTACGCAAGCTCCAAGGATGCAATCAAAAAGAAGTTTCAAG GCATAAAGCATGAATGCCAAGCAAATGGGCCAGAGGACCTCAACCGAGCTTGCATTGCTGAGAAACTAGGAGGCTCCCTAGTCGTAGCTTTTGAAGGAAGTCCCGTGTAG